In Paenibacillus sp. 1781tsa1, one DNA window encodes the following:
- the preA gene encoding NAD-dependent dihydropyrimidine dehydrogenase subunit PreA — protein MADLSINLAGIRSPNPFWLASAPPTNTGYQVQRAFEAGWGGAVWKTLGEPIINTSSRFAAVHFGGQRVAGFNNIELISDRPLEVNLREIAETKKRFPDRAVVASLMVEPTREKWHEIVKKVEAVGVDGLELNFGCPHGMAERGMGAASGQQPDLVELQTMWVKEVATTPVIVKLTPNITDITATARAAVRGGADAISLINTINSLAGVDLDSWNTVPHVGGKGAHGGYCGPAVKPIALNMVAECARNPEVGVPISGIGGISDWRDTAEFLLMGATGVQVCTAAMHHGFRIVEDMIDGLNDYLDEKGLSSVAELVGQTVPRYSDWGNLDLNYKVVARINRDVCINCNKCHIACEDTSHQCIDMLTDPSGSYLEVVEEDCVGCNLCSIVCPVDGAIEMVELVPEQEPVTWNERQSAIAMLQSVGDQSTKEAIS, from the coding sequence ATGGCTGACTTATCCATTAATCTGGCAGGTATTCGATCACCCAATCCATTCTGGTTGGCTTCTGCACCACCGACCAATACGGGGTATCAGGTTCAGCGTGCGTTCGAAGCGGGCTGGGGCGGCGCGGTGTGGAAGACACTGGGTGAGCCGATTATCAATACATCCTCGCGTTTTGCGGCGGTTCATTTCGGCGGACAGCGGGTGGCGGGGTTTAACAATATAGAATTGATATCCGATCGTCCGCTGGAAGTGAATCTGCGGGAGATTGCCGAGACCAAGAAACGCTTCCCGGATCGTGCGGTTGTCGCTTCACTGATGGTGGAACCTACGCGGGAGAAGTGGCATGAGATTGTGAAAAAGGTGGAAGCCGTCGGCGTCGACGGTCTGGAACTGAACTTTGGCTGCCCGCATGGCATGGCTGAACGTGGTATGGGAGCCGCCTCTGGTCAGCAACCTGACTTGGTCGAACTACAGACGATGTGGGTGAAGGAAGTGGCGACCACACCGGTGATTGTGAAGCTCACGCCGAATATCACGGATATTACGGCAACCGCCCGGGCAGCTGTTCGCGGCGGCGCAGATGCGATCTCCCTGATCAATACGATTAACTCCCTGGCAGGTGTGGATCTGGATTCGTGGAATACCGTGCCACATGTAGGCGGCAAAGGAGCGCATGGCGGGTATTGTGGCCCAGCCGTGAAGCCAATTGCACTGAACATGGTTGCCGAGTGCGCACGTAATCCGGAGGTGGGTGTGCCAATCTCGGGTATTGGTGGCATATCCGACTGGCGGGATACGGCAGAGTTTCTGCTCATGGGTGCTACAGGGGTGCAGGTATGTACCGCAGCGATGCATCATGGATTCCGCATTGTGGAAGACATGATTGATGGGCTGAATGACTATCTGGATGAGAAGGGTCTGAGCAGCGTAGCAGAGTTGGTAGGCCAGACGGTTCCGCGATATTCGGATTGGGGCAATCTTGATCTGAACTACAAAGTGGTCGCTCGCATTAACCGCGATGTCTGCATCAATTGCAACAAATGCCATATTGCGTGTGAGGACACCTCGCACCAGTGTATTGACATGTTGACCGACCCGTCCGGTTCCTATCTGGAAGTGGTGGAGGAGGATTGTGTTGGCTGCAATCTGTGTTCGATCGTGTGCCCGGTGGATGGGGCGATTGAGATGGTGGAGCTTGTGCCTGAGCAGGAGCCTGTAACCTGGAATGAACGTCAGTCTGCGATTGCCATGCTGCAATCGGTCGGAGATCAATCAACCAAGGAGGCGATATCATGA
- a CDS encoding NAD(P)-dependent oxidoreductase, which translates to MNSSGTTLSDYGWESRFAEMKPAMTGKEAMEESNRCLYCYDAPCIKACPTDINIPSFISKISTGHLKGSARTIMDANPVGASCARVCPTEELCEGACVLNESSKPIRIGDLQRYATDWARTKNEPLFQAAPANGRTVAVVGAGPAGLSAARELGRAGYEVTIYEARPKGGGLNTYGIVSFRLPESVALWEVEQVEALGVQIRYGVRIGVDIPASQLLEQHEAVILACGMGSVPMLGIEGETLEGVYDAIELVESTKQGVPPALNGLKVAVIGAGNTAVDAATCSVRLGAERVQMLYRRGESQMTAYAFEYTFAKQEGVEFRWFTMPQRIIGDENGRVQAVECVKMELITPPGGGRALPVPVEGSEFMIECDTVIRAIGQHRLLPLIEAFGLRHQWGVVEIEPHTYRTSNPQIYAAGDVIFGQGQGEAMVVSAAQQGKLAAAAVLKALPGQVEETA; encoded by the coding sequence ATGAACAGCTCAGGAACAACGTTATCCGATTATGGGTGGGAGAGTCGTTTTGCCGAGATGAAACCCGCCATGACAGGTAAGGAAGCGATGGAGGAGTCGAACCGCTGTCTGTACTGTTACGATGCACCTTGTATCAAGGCTTGTCCAACCGACATTAATATCCCTTCTTTTATTAGCAAAATATCAACAGGGCACCTGAAAGGATCGGCCCGCACCATCATGGATGCGAATCCGGTTGGAGCCAGCTGCGCACGTGTCTGTCCCACAGAGGAACTGTGTGAAGGCGCATGTGTGCTGAACGAATCGTCGAAGCCGATTCGTATTGGTGACTTGCAGCGTTACGCCACCGACTGGGCGCGGACGAAGAATGAGCCGTTATTCCAGGCGGCACCTGCCAATGGGAGAACCGTCGCTGTTGTAGGAGCCGGGCCAGCGGGACTGTCGGCGGCACGTGAACTGGGGCGTGCAGGGTATGAGGTGACGATCTATGAGGCCAGACCCAAAGGCGGTGGGCTAAACACGTACGGCATCGTATCCTTCCGTCTGCCCGAATCGGTAGCGCTATGGGAAGTGGAGCAGGTAGAAGCGCTTGGTGTACAGATCCGTTATGGGGTGCGCATTGGAGTGGATATTCCTGCTTCGCAGTTGCTGGAGCAGCATGAAGCGGTCATTCTGGCCTGTGGCATGGGTTCAGTACCTATGCTTGGTATTGAAGGGGAGACACTGGAAGGTGTCTATGATGCCATTGAACTGGTGGAGTCTACCAAGCAGGGTGTTCCGCCCGCGCTGAATGGTCTGAAGGTCGCCGTTATTGGGGCGGGCAATACGGCGGTAGATGCAGCGACCTGTTCGGTACGTCTGGGTGCCGAGCGGGTGCAGATGTTATATCGCCGCGGGGAAAGCCAGATGACGGCGTATGCGTTTGAATATACGTTTGCCAAGCAGGAGGGTGTGGAGTTCCGCTGGTTTACCATGCCGCAGCGTATTATTGGAGACGAGAATGGTCGGGTTCAGGCTGTAGAATGTGTGAAAATGGAACTGATTACTCCGCCTGGGGGTGGGCGTGCATTGCCTGTACCTGTGGAAGGGTCGGAGTTCATGATTGAATGTGACACGGTCATCCGGGCGATTGGACAGCATCGTTTATTACCATTAATCGAAGCATTTGGGCTGCGTCACCAGTGGGGTGTCGTCGAGATTGAGCCGCATACGTACCGTACCTCGAATCCTCAGATCTATGCGGCAGGAGATGTTATTTTTGGTCAGGGCCAGGGTGAGGCGATGGTTGTCTCGGCTGCACAGCAAGGTAAGCTGGCTGCTGCCGCAGTCCTGAAGGCGTTACCTGGACAGGTGGAAGAGACGGCGTGA
- a CDS encoding nitrilase-related carbon-nitrogen hydrolase: MGKISIGLIQASHEIEGSAPVEFHKEAAVQKHITLVREAAARGAKIIGLQEVFYGPYFCTEQNPKWYASAEPVPEGPTTKLFQELAKELAVVIILPVYEVEGIASYYNTAAVIDADGTYLGKYRKHHIPHVEAGEGTNGFWEKYYFKPGNLGFPVFDTAYARVGVYICYDRHFPEGARLLGLAGAEIVFNPSATVAGTSEYLWKLEQPAHAVANGYYVAAINRVGVEAPWNMGEFYGQSYLVDPRGRMVAIGSRDQDEVVIGEMDTEMIREVRNVWQFYRDRRPETYEHLVSL; this comes from the coding sequence ATGGGCAAAATCAGCATCGGATTAATCCAGGCTTCACATGAGATTGAAGGTTCGGCTCCCGTTGAATTTCACAAAGAGGCTGCAGTTCAGAAGCACATCACGCTGGTCCGTGAAGCTGCTGCAAGAGGGGCCAAGATCATCGGATTGCAGGAAGTATTTTATGGGCCGTACTTTTGTACAGAGCAAAATCCCAAATGGTATGCATCCGCTGAACCAGTGCCGGAAGGGCCTACGACCAAGCTTTTTCAGGAGCTGGCGAAGGAGCTTGCGGTGGTGATTATTTTACCCGTGTACGAGGTGGAGGGCATTGCTTCGTATTACAATACGGCAGCCGTCATTGATGCAGATGGTACGTATCTGGGCAAATACCGCAAACATCATATTCCGCATGTGGAAGCAGGTGAGGGTACGAATGGGTTCTGGGAAAAGTATTATTTCAAACCAGGCAACCTCGGGTTTCCGGTTTTTGATACGGCCTACGCCAGAGTCGGCGTGTACATCTGTTATGACCGTCATTTTCCGGAAGGAGCACGATTGCTCGGGCTGGCGGGGGCAGAGATTGTGTTCAATCCGTCCGCTACGGTTGCGGGTACGTCGGAATATCTGTGGAAACTGGAACAACCTGCTCACGCAGTAGCTAATGGTTATTATGTGGCAGCCATCAACCGGGTCGGCGTGGAAGCGCCGTGGAATATGGGTGAATTTTATGGGCAGTCGTACTTGGTTGATCCACGAGGCAGAATGGTTGCTATCGGCAGCAGGGATCAGGATGAGGTCGTCATTGGCGAGATGGATACGGAGATGATTCGTGAGGTACGTAATGTATGGCAGTTCTACCGTGATCGCAGACCGGAAACGTACGAACATCTGGTTAGTCTGTAG
- a CDS encoding M20 family metallo-hydrolase gives MQTTTGKLINQLRLNERIEQLSRIGRIADTGVCRLALTPEDMDGIIQVRLWMEKAGLTTRLDPFGNLIGRLEGVDEALPILMIGSHIDSQPYGGRYDGAIGVLGALEAVQCLIENGIQPRMPIEVIAFCDEEGSRFNKGLFGSRGITGQLEEGELERQDKNGVTRREALEAFGCSPSDFEEAIYPPGSIGSYLELHIEQGPVLEALDAPVGLVTGISGPLWLTVTMKGMAGHAGSVPMGMRHDALVGSAKVISAFDDMVREDPEAPTVGTVGSLRVFPDSRNIIPEEVSFTVDLRDMEMERRNRLEARLMNMLDDVSSRYGLTCSLTEDTNSEPRYCAESIQSVIRSSAEEIGITLPELMSGPFHDALALSRVCDYGMIFVRSKDGISHHPSEYSSPEDIGLGTEVLYRTIRRMCGGVNQPTILPEEAL, from the coding sequence ATGCAGACCACGACAGGCAAACTCATCAACCAGCTTCGGCTAAATGAGCGAATTGAGCAGTTGTCACGTATTGGCCGAATAGCGGACACGGGTGTCTGCCGACTTGCCCTGACCCCGGAAGATATGGACGGCATCATACAGGTTCGTCTGTGGATGGAAAAGGCCGGTCTGACGACGCGACTTGACCCCTTCGGCAATCTGATTGGTCGTCTGGAAGGTGTGGATGAGGCACTGCCGATTCTCATGATTGGTTCCCACATCGACTCACAGCCATATGGCGGTCGATATGATGGAGCGATTGGTGTGCTCGGTGCACTCGAAGCGGTGCAATGCCTGATCGAAAATGGCATTCAGCCCCGTATGCCGATTGAGGTGATTGCCTTTTGCGATGAAGAAGGTTCCCGTTTTAACAAAGGCCTGTTCGGCTCACGTGGCATAACCGGTCAGTTGGAAGAGGGTGAACTGGAGCGGCAGGATAAAAACGGAGTGACTCGCCGGGAGGCGCTGGAAGCCTTCGGCTGTTCTCCTTCGGATTTTGAAGAAGCGATCTATCCGCCGGGTTCGATTGGCAGTTATCTAGAGCTGCACATCGAGCAGGGGCCAGTGCTTGAGGCTCTGGATGCTCCAGTGGGTCTGGTGACAGGCATCTCGGGCCCACTGTGGCTTACGGTGACGATGAAAGGCATGGCGGGTCATGCTGGCTCCGTTCCAATGGGGATGCGGCATGATGCTTTGGTAGGTAGCGCCAAAGTCATTTCCGCTTTTGACGATATGGTGAGAGAAGATCCGGAAGCTCCAACCGTAGGTACGGTGGGTAGTCTGAGGGTGTTTCCAGACTCGCGTAACATCATCCCGGAGGAAGTCAGCTTCACGGTGGATTTACGAGACATGGAGATGGAACGCAGGAACCGGCTTGAAGCCCGATTGATGAACATGTTGGATGATGTGAGTTCCCGATATGGTCTAACGTGTTCGCTGACTGAGGATACGAACAGTGAACCAAGGTATTGTGCAGAGTCAATCCAATCCGTGATTCGTTCATCTGCGGAAGAGATCGGGATTACTTTACCAGAGCTGATGAGTGGTCCGTTCCATGATGCGTTGGCCCTTTCGCGTGTGTGTGATTATGGCATGATTTTTGTCCGCAGCAAGGACGGCATCAGTCATCATCCCAGCGAATATTCCTCTCCGGAGGATATTGGACTCGGCACGGAAGTTTTGTATCGAACCATTCGAAGGATGTGCGGTGGAGTGAACCAACCAACCATTTTACCTGAGGAGGCGTTGTGA